From Trichoderma atroviride chromosome 1, complete sequence, one genomic window encodes:
- a CDS encoding uncharacterized protein (EggNog:ENOG41~TransMembrane:2 (o216-234i290-310o)), whose amino-acid sequence MEGQGPASRQYLELWRNHLQAKAYSVEASFFKRGEADRGNMALFFPTIASQLQQTFPLTAPHIKAATETNPNIHNKPIKEQFDKLFAGPVKKISEHSELLTTSIVLVADALDECDNAEHVRLVIQLLSQAKHFTSMRLRIFLTSRPDLPMRLGFKDIYGEYKDLILHQIPQAVIRHDIALFLEYQFNIIRQDYNKSVPLDRQISLSWPSTQDFQHLVSRSVPLFIFAATACRFIQDRRIGGPKKQLAKLLEHKTGYVSNLDATYSPIVDGLIGGLSDSGRHEVSKQFKEIVGSIILLASPLCTSSLALLLNISLEDIENQLDLLHSVLYIPSDQRIPVRLLHLSFYDFLVDPEKAKQPERYPFWIDKLKAHEELAARCLELLSTDGTLRRNICDLQLPSTPRSKISQQTIDTALPPEVQYACRYWVYHWKESMCKIKDGGPIDCFLVNHLLHWIEALCLLGRIADCIGMIYELLGLLEPEQSSLTLALLRDTRRIILSHGAIIDISPLQIYYSAIVFAPEKSVIKTKFRNELPTWLTLSSQIPSEWNACLLTLEGHRSSVNSVAFSHDSKLLASASDDHTIKLWDTVIGTCISTLEGHRFSVRSVQFSHDSRVLASASDDQTIKFWDTLTGTCTSTLYGHGSDINSVAFSHDSKMLASASNDKTIKIWDARAGTCSLTITGHTINVNSVSFSHDSKMLASASDKIIKLWDPTTGTCISTLEGHSSDVYCVKFSHNSRILASASDHTSCVKLWDTISFSCISTFRGNSCIAFSHDSTIFASVDGSSIRLWDIATNKGLATFYGHTISIREIAFSHDSKLLASASADNTIKIWDLETDADQKPSVDPEKNVIVSLQVVNNTETFISVSRNNEIYLWDGSIGACTATLISAHGCGQWSNSIAFSHDSRTLASPSALNNGKIQLWDITTGTVVATLEGHDNAAFSAPQELDLDSTPPMFEQNNCRYVKDWDQQAGHYVKREAWTTCLISTLVFSHNSQLLASASPVDGAIKVWDVHTGACAAVFKGHSSYIYQLAFSHNSDLLASSASDGYVKIWNIAAGVCSATFDDRRSYIRSVAFSHDSTMLAVAVTRPRINIWDVFTGACKLTIPEPGYNLDVVAFSHNSRLLAFMSTQYGLIDTVSSLNFWNITTGCCVATIRVSELARMRLEFDVTGHSVSTSAGSFTLQEATNSEVDLVPATDLCISRHGIGLSEDESWVMWDNDRMIWLPPAYRARYAASSKSTLALWCFHSKMVFLTISLDRLHLN is encoded by the exons ATGGAGGGGCAGGGACCGGCAAGTCGACAATATCTCGAACTGTGGCGCAATCATTTGCAAGCAAAGGCATACTCGGTggaagcttcttttttcaaacGCGGTGAGGCTGATCGTGGCAACATGGCACTTTTCTTCCCCACAATAGcttctcagcttcaacaaaCATTCCCTTTAACTGCACCGCATATTAAAGCGGCGACTGAGACAAACCCAAACATCCATAACAAACCTATAAAGGAACAGTTCGACAAACTTTTTGCAGGCCCTGTTAAGAAAATCTCAGAGCATTCAGAGCTGCTAACTACTAGCATAGTGCTGGTTGCTGATGCACTTGATGAGTGCGATAATGCTGAACATGTAAGGCTGGTTATTCAACTCCTTTCGCAGGCGAAGCATTTTACATCTATGCGCCTAAGAATTTTCCTTACATCCAGGCCAGATCTACCTATGAGACTAGGGTTTAAGGATATTTATGGTGAATATAAAGACCTGATTCTTCATCAAATACCTCAAGCTGTTATTAGGCACGATATTGCCTTATTCCTTGAGTACCAGTTTAATATAATTCGGCAAGACTATAATAAGTCGGTACCTTTGGACAGGCAAATTTCTTTATCCTGGCCTAGCACTCAGGACTTTCAACACCTAGTTTCCAGGTCGGTGCCCTTATTTATCTTTGCTGCAACCGCTTGTCGTTTTATCCAAGACCGAAGGATTGGAGGTCCTAAGAAACAGCTTGCGAAATTACTGGAACATAAGACGGGTTATGTGTCTAACTTAGACGCAACCTACTCACCAATAGTAGATGGATTGATAGGAGGACTATCCGATTCAGGAAGGCATGAGGTTTCTAAGCAATTTAAGGAAATTGTGGGTTCAATTATCCTTCTGGCAAGTCCTCTTTGCACATCATCCCTAGCCCTTCTATTAAATATCTCTCTGGAAGACATCGAAAATCAGCTTGATTTGCTGCACTCTGTGCTTTACATTCCCTCAGACCAAAGGATTCCCGTACGGTTACTTCATCTATCTTTTTATGACTTCCTCGTGGATCCGGAGAAGGCTAAACAGCCTGAGCGATATCCATTCTGGATTGATAAGCTAAAAGCCCATGAGGAATTAGCAGCCCGGTGTTTAGAGCTGCTTTCTACAGATGGTACTCTCAGGAGAAATATTTGCGATCTACAACTACCAAGCACGCCACGGTCTAAGATTAGCCAGCAGACTATTGATACCGCTTTACCACCCGAAGTCCAGTACGCCTGTAGGTATTGGGTTTATCATTGGAAAGAGAGCATGTGTAAGATCAAGGACGGCGGCCCCATCGATTGCTTTCTAGTCAACCACCTGTTGCATTGGATCGAGGCACTATGTTTGCTTGGGCGAATCGCAGATTGCATCGGAATGATATATGAATTGCTAGGGCTTCTTGAA CCTGAACAAAGTAGTCTAACCTTGGCTCTCCTTCGAGATACACGACGAATCATTCTTAGCCATGGAGCTATAATTGATATTTCGCCTCTTCAAATCTATTATTCAGCAATCGTGTTTGCACCGGAGAAAAGCGTTATTAAAACAAAGTTCCGAAATGAGTTGCCTACCTGGCTCACCTTATCGTCACAGATACCTTCAGAATGGAACGCCTGTCTACTGACACTTGAAGGACACCGGTCATCTGTCAATTCTGTTGCTTTTTCACATGATTCGAAGTTGCTTGCTTCGGCTTCAGATGATCATACCATTAAACTCTGGGATACTGTAATCGGTACTTGCATCTCGACGCTTGAAGGGCATAGATTTTCTGTTCGCTCGGTTCAATTCTCTCACGATTCGAGAGTGCTCGCATCGGCATCAGATGATCAGACTATCAAATTTTGGGATACTTTAACCGGCACATGTACTTCAACGCTTTATGGACATGGCTCCGATATTAATTCAGTAGCTTTCTCGCACGATTCAAAGATGCTTGCATCAGCTTCAAATGATAAGACTATCAAAATCTGGGATGCTAGGGCAGGCACCTGCTCATTGACAATTACTGGACATACGATAAACGTGAATTCGGTTTCATTCTCACACGACTCCAAGATGCTTGCATCGGCATCCGACAAAATCATCAAACTCTGGGATCCTACAACTGGAACCTGCATTTCGACGCTTGAGGGACACAGTTCAGATGTGTATTGTGTTAAATTCTCGCATAATTCGAGAATACTTGCATCAGCCTCCGATCATACTTCTTGCGTCAAGCTTTGGGAtactatttcttttagttGTATTTCAACATTCAGAGGCAACAGCTGCATCGCCTTTTCTCATGATTCTACGATTTTCGCCTCGGTAGATGGTTCCAGCATCAGGCTCTGGGATATTGCAACAAATAAAGGCTTAGCAACATTTTACGGCCACACTATATCGATTCGTGAAATTGCATTCTCACACGATTCCAAACTTCTAGCATCTGCATCGGCTGACAATACTATTAAGATTTGGGATCTCGAGACTGACGCTGACCAAAAGCCATCCGTCGACCCGGAAAAAAACGTGATTGTATCGTTACAAGTTGTGAATAACACAGAAACATTTATCTCAGTATCGAGAAATAACGAAATTTACCTATGGGATGGCTCAATTGGTGCCTGTACAGCAACCCTAATTTCTGCACACGGATGTGGTCAATGGAGCAACTCGATTGCGTTTTCGCATGACTCTAGGACGCTCGCATCGCCATCAGCTTTAAATAATGGAAAAATCCAGTTATGGGATATCACAACGGGCACTGTCGTAGCTACATTGGAGGGGCACGACAATGCCGCCTTCTCAGCTCCACAAGAGCTTGATCTCGATTCTACGCCGCCGATGTTTGAGCAAAATAACTGTCGATATGTGAAAGATTGGGACCAGCAGGCAGGTCACTACGTCAAGAGGGAAGCCTGGACCACCTGTCTAATCAGTACTCTTGTCTTCTCACACAACTCTCAACTACTtgcatcggcatcgccaGTAGATGGAGCCATCAAAGTATGGGACGTCCATACAGGTGCCTGCGCAGCAGTTTTCAAAGGCCATTCTAGTTACATCTATCAACTCGCATTTTCGCACAATTCAGACCTACTTGCATCATCTGCAAGCGATGGGTATGTTAAAATCTGGAATATCGCTGCAGGCGTCTGTTCGGCAACGTTCGATGATCGAAGGAGTTATATCAGGTCTGTCGCATTCTCACATGACTCCACGATGCTTGCTGTGGCAGTAACTAGGCCAAGGATCAATATATGGGATGTCTTTACTGGCGCTTGTAAACTAACAATTCCTGAGCCTGGTTATAACCTTGATGTGGTTGCATTCTCACATAATTCGAGGTTGCTTGCATTCATGTCGACTCAGTATGGGCTAATTGACACGGTTTCAAGCTTGAATTTCTGGAATATCACAACAGGCTGCTGTGTAGCTACAATCCGTGTCAGTGAACTCGCTCGGATGCGCCTCGAGTTCGACGTAACAGGACATTCTGTCTCTACAAGCGCAGGCAGTTTTACATTACAAG AAGCAACCAATTCGGAAGTGGACCTCGTGCCTGCTACCGATCTATGCATAAGTCGCCATGGTATTGGGCTTAGCGAGGATGAATCCTGGGTAATGTGGGATAATGACAGAATGATATGGCTCCCTCCCGCATATCGAGCACGGTATGCGGCTTCGAGTAAATCTACACTGGCCCTTTGGTGCTTCCACTCGAAAATGGTTTTCCTGACAATCTCCCTTGACCGCTTGCATCTAAATTAG